One window from the genome of Bacillus weihaiensis encodes:
- the rpsT gene encoding 30S ribosomal protein S20, producing MPNIKSAIKRVKTSNERNAHNSAIKSAMRTAIKRVDALVLNSDVDNAKAALLEANSKIDKAAQSGLVHKNTAARYKSRLAKSVNGLTA from the coding sequence ATGCCAAATATTAAATCTGCAATCAAACGCGTAAAAACTAGCAATGAGCGTAACGCTCATAACTCAGCAATCAAATCTGCTATGCGTACTGCTATCAAAAGAGTAGATGCTTTAGTATTAAACAGTGATGTTGACAATGCAAAAGCTGCACTTCTAGAAGCTAACAGCAAAATTGATAAAGCTGCACAAAGCGGTTTAGTTCACAAAAACACTGCTGCTCGTTACAAATCACGTTTAGCTAAAAGTGTTAACGGATTAACTGCATAA
- the gpr gene encoding GPR endopeptidase — MKEKELDLSQYSVRTDLAVEARAMVVEQMQVDSPEAENQSNISGVIIKEWEEKGISISSIDIDEEGAKTVGKKPGKYLTLETQGIRQKDTDLQEKVIDVFAKQFHHFLDEIGISKDASCLVVGLGNWNVTPDALGPLAVENLVITRHLFKLQPENVEEGFRPVSAIAPGVMGITGIETSDIISGVIEQSKPDFVIAIDALAARSIERVNTTIQISDTGIHPGSGVGNKRKALSQETYGIPVIAIGIPTVVDAVSITSDTIDFILKHFGREINEGNKPSRSLTPAGMTFGEKRVLTDEDLPSDEHRQQFLGIVGGLEEEEKRKLIHEVLSPLGHNLMVTPKEVDMFIDDMSNVIASGLNAALHQHVDQDNAGAYTH; from the coding sequence ATGAAAGAAAAAGAATTAGACCTAAGTCAATATTCGGTTCGTACTGATTTGGCTGTTGAAGCACGAGCAATGGTAGTAGAACAAATGCAAGTTGATTCTCCTGAAGCTGAAAATCAGAGTAATATTTCAGGTGTAATTATAAAGGAATGGGAAGAAAAAGGAATTAGCATTTCATCAATTGATATTGATGAGGAAGGTGCTAAGACGGTTGGAAAGAAGCCTGGAAAGTACTTAACCCTTGAAACTCAAGGAATTAGACAAAAGGATACAGACTTACAGGAGAAAGTAATTGATGTATTTGCTAAGCAGTTTCATCACTTTTTAGACGAAATTGGTATTAGTAAGGATGCTAGCTGCTTAGTCGTTGGGCTAGGTAATTGGAATGTAACACCTGATGCATTAGGACCTTTAGCAGTTGAAAATTTAGTAATTACACGACATCTTTTTAAGCTGCAGCCTGAAAATGTAGAAGAGGGCTTTAGGCCAGTTAGTGCTATTGCACCCGGAGTTATGGGCATCACTGGTATTGAAACGAGCGATATTATTTCTGGTGTCATTGAACAATCAAAACCGGATTTCGTTATTGCGATAGACGCACTTGCAGCTCGTTCAATTGAGAGGGTGAACACAACGATTCAAATTTCAGATACAGGGATCCATCCTGGTTCAGGTGTAGGAAACAAGAGGAAAGCGCTGAGTCAGGAAACCTATGGTATACCTGTTATTGCGATTGGGATTCCAACAGTTGTTGATGCTGTGTCTATTACGAGTGACACCATTGATTTTATCTTAAAGCATTTTGGAAGAGAGATAAACGAGGGGAACAAGCCTTCACGTTCTCTTACACCTGCTGGGATGACCTTTGGTGAAAAGCGTGTCTTAACAGATGAGGATCTGCCTAGTGATGAGCACAGACAACAGTTTTTAGGAATTGTCGGAGGCTTAGAAGAAGAGGAAAAAAGAAAGCTGATTCATGAGGTCCTTTCCCCATTAGGTCATAATTTAATGGTAACGCCTAAAGAGGTCGATATGTTTATAGATGATATGTCTAATGTTATTGCTAGCGGATTAAATGCAGCCCTTCACCAACACGTAGATCAGGATAATGCCGGAGCCTACACCCATTAA
- the holA gene encoding DNA polymerase III subunit delta: MIFDVWKELEKKKVDSTYLLLGKESYLMNETVQHIMNAALEEEEKDFNLSVYDMEEESIEIAIEDAETLPFMGEKRVVVVRNPVFLTSEKKKEKVEHKIEKLEQYLSSPAPYTILVFVAPYEKLDERKKITKSIKKQARVVEMNSLSEQDTIKWIINISQHEGVTIEKDALEQLYLLTAGDLMVIFQEVKKLCTYVGKEGTISSATVNLLVSRTLEQNIFDLIESVIHKKSKQALQIFYDLLKNNEEPIKILSLLVTQFRLILQVKELTNTGYGQQQIASTVKVHPFRVKLAMQQARLFTEGELAQLLIDLAEADYEMKTGKKDKQLVLELFLLKLFNGQQVGK, from the coding sequence ATGATTTTTGACGTATGGAAAGAACTTGAAAAGAAGAAGGTAGATTCAACCTATTTGTTACTTGGGAAAGAATCCTATCTTATGAATGAAACCGTCCAACATATTATGAATGCGGCTTTAGAAGAGGAAGAAAAAGATTTTAATCTATCTGTTTATGATATGGAAGAAGAATCAATCGAAATAGCGATAGAAGACGCAGAGACCTTGCCTTTTATGGGGGAAAAGCGTGTAGTTGTTGTTAGAAATCCTGTCTTTCTAACAAGTGAAAAAAAGAAAGAAAAAGTTGAACATAAGATTGAAAAATTAGAGCAATATTTATCATCCCCTGCTCCTTACACCATTCTTGTTTTTGTTGCTCCTTATGAAAAACTCGATGAGCGAAAAAAGATAACAAAAAGTATAAAAAAACAAGCCAGAGTCGTCGAAATGAATTCATTGTCAGAACAAGACACAATAAAATGGATTATAAACATTAGTCAACATGAAGGAGTTACAATAGAGAAGGATGCATTGGAACAGCTCTATCTCCTAACAGCAGGAGATTTAATGGTTATTTTTCAAGAGGTGAAAAAATTATGTACATATGTAGGGAAGGAAGGAACGATTAGTTCTGCTACAGTTAACCTGTTAGTTTCTAGAACATTAGAACAAAATATTTTTGATCTTATTGAATCTGTCATTCATAAGAAAAGTAAACAAGCTTTACAAATTTTTTATGATTTGTTAAAGAATAATGAAGAACCAATTAAAATATTGTCTCTACTCGTTACACAATTCAGACTTATTCTTCAGGTGAAAGAACTAACAAATACAGGGTATGGGCAGCAGCAAATTGCGAGTACTGTGAAAGTTCACCCATTTAGAGTGAAATTAGCTATGCAGCAAGCAAGATTGTTCACAGAAGGAGAGCTTGCTCAACTATTAATCGATTTAGCGGAAGCGGATTATGAAATGAAAACAGGAAAAAAAGATAAACAGCTAGTCCTTGAACTCTTTTTATTGAAGCTGTTTAATGGACAACAAGTAGGAAAATAA
- a CDS encoding DNA internalization-related competence protein ComEC/Rec2 → MKAIRGYVIFLAISATLSITLCRLSFHPFALFLSCFYFIFLYIRSNRFLFKLCITTFLLYIGIYVCIDQTNHSKLKKGDFTSVSTIVEMPSLDGNSLRFNVKTKEKEEVIASYIINRKEEKEKLRTLKPGDTCLLGGELVEPKAPTMPHAFDYKQYLYDHHIHWKFNVEQIDHCQSSSGDVYTSLLRIRMNGLQFIENHYSKESIGVVQALLFGERSSLQQEIESAYQRLGIVHLLAISGLHVGLLVGGIYFLFIYFGLTHEKAKLIMICVLPLYIIMTGAAPSVIRASLMVILYFTLKLIKRDEIPLDVISATYLFLLAVNPYYLFQVGFQLSFAVSFGLLLSATIITSGSNQLIRLLLVSFISQVCSLPLLIYHFYEFSFVSLIMNMLFVPFYSFVILPLAIFSYLVELTTSLGAPLIHLFNFLLESSHHVVLFVSSLSFMTITTGRPTLLFLIIYLVGLFYLFKEMEAHIHVKGLLKAVLPFLLCGLIQFFTIFMNPNGQVLTLDVGQGDSIFIKMPYRNGTYLIDTGGRVTFPQENWQISSKPFSLVDSITMPYLKSIGVTKLTGLILTHGDYDHIGEALHLMDKIKIEHLIIPKEFARGDLEREILTVAKEKDIKIVVLEAGDVWHETGLPFHAVSPSVLTESKNDDSLVLLSKIGGLTWLFTGDAEIKSEKKMLQTFPNLKIDVLKLGHHGSKGSTSEELLDVTLPSLAIVSAGYQNRYQHPHQEVVDKLIARNIPLLRTDLDGSILYKFKGDVGTFHAHPPYDEVSKEK, encoded by the coding sequence GTGAAGGCTATTAGAGGATATGTTATTTTTTTAGCAATTAGTGCAACTTTGTCAATTACTCTTTGCCGTCTTTCTTTTCATCCATTTGCTCTATTTCTTTCTTGCTTCTATTTTATTTTTCTTTATATAAGAAGTAATCGATTCTTATTTAAGCTTTGTATCACGACGTTCTTACTCTATATTGGAATCTATGTATGTATTGATCAAACCAATCATTCAAAATTAAAAAAAGGTGATTTTACCTCTGTTAGTACAATTGTTGAAATGCCCTCTTTAGATGGAAATTCTTTACGCTTTAATGTGAAAACAAAGGAAAAGGAAGAGGTAATAGCTTCTTATATTATAAATCGTAAGGAGGAAAAGGAAAAGCTACGTACCTTGAAGCCTGGAGATACATGTTTATTAGGTGGTGAACTAGTAGAACCTAAAGCTCCAACAATGCCTCATGCATTTGATTATAAACAATATTTGTATGACCATCATATCCATTGGAAGTTTAATGTGGAGCAGATTGATCATTGTCAATCATCTTCAGGTGACGTGTACACTTCTTTATTAAGGATAAGGATGAATGGACTACAGTTTATTGAAAACCATTATTCTAAAGAATCTATTGGTGTTGTACAAGCCTTACTATTTGGAGAAAGATCTAGTTTGCAGCAGGAGATAGAAAGTGCATATCAGCGGTTAGGGATTGTTCATTTACTAGCAATCTCAGGATTACATGTTGGATTATTAGTAGGTGGTATTTATTTTTTATTCATTTATTTTGGATTAACACATGAAAAGGCCAAACTTATTATGATTTGTGTATTGCCCTTATACATCATCATGACAGGAGCAGCGCCATCTGTCATAAGAGCCTCTCTTATGGTTATCTTATATTTTACTTTAAAGCTGATAAAGCGTGATGAGATTCCTTTAGATGTTATTAGTGCTACCTATCTATTTTTGTTGGCAGTCAATCCCTATTATTTATTTCAAGTAGGATTCCAATTATCCTTCGCAGTTAGCTTTGGATTACTACTTTCCGCCACGATTATTACCTCTGGTTCAAATCAGCTTATTCGACTACTGTTGGTTTCGTTTATTTCACAGGTATGTTCATTACCATTATTGATTTATCACTTTTACGAATTTTCTTTTGTCAGTCTGATCATGAATATGTTATTTGTTCCTTTTTATTCATTTGTTATCTTACCATTAGCAATTTTTTCTTATTTAGTAGAACTTACTACTTCCTTAGGGGCGCCACTTATCCATTTATTTAATTTCCTTCTAGAATCTTCTCACCATGTTGTGCTTTTTGTCTCTTCTTTATCTTTTATGACGATTACGACAGGACGTCCTACACTTCTTTTTCTCATTATTTATCTAGTTGGTCTTTTTTATTTATTTAAGGAAATGGAAGCACACATTCACGTGAAGGGATTGTTAAAAGCGGTACTTCCGTTCTTGTTGTGTGGTCTCATTCAGTTTTTCACCATTTTTATGAACCCAAATGGTCAAGTACTCACACTTGATGTTGGTCAAGGAGATTCCATTTTTATTAAAATGCCATATCGTAATGGGACGTATCTTATTGATACAGGGGGGAGGGTGACGTTCCCACAGGAAAATTGGCAAATTTCTAGTAAACCGTTCTCGTTAGTTGATTCGATCACCATGCCTTACTTGAAATCCATAGGGGTCACAAAACTTACAGGACTTATTCTAACTCATGGTGATTATGATCATATAGGTGAGGCCTTACATCTCATGGATAAGATAAAAATTGAACATTTAATTATTCCAAAAGAGTTTGCAAGAGGAGATTTAGAAAGGGAGATACTGACTGTAGCCAAAGAAAAAGATATCAAGATAGTAGTCCTAGAAGCTGGTGATGTGTGGCATGAAACGGGGTTACCTTTTCATGCGGTTTCTCCTTCAGTGCTTACAGAAAGCAAAAATGATGACTCGCTCGTTTTGTTATCTAAAATAGGTGGCTTAACTTGGCTGTTTACTGGGGATGCTGAGATCAAAAGTGAAAAGAAAATGCTTCAAACGTTTCCGAATCTGAAAATTGATGTATTGAAATTAGGTCACCATGGAAGTAAAGGGTCGACTTCTGAGGAATTATTGGATGTAACTTTGCCCTCCTTGGCAATTGTTTCAGCAGGATATCAAAACCGTTATCAACATCCGCATCAAGAAGTAGTTGATAAATTAATTGCTCGAAATATTCCTCTATTACGAACTGACTTAGATGGTTCCATATTGTATAAATTTAAAGGCGATGTAGGAACGTTTCATGCCCATCCTCCATATGATGAAGTATCAAAGGAAAAGTGA
- a CDS encoding YqzM family protein — protein sequence MNEFEKNVQSKRNDAVDSGVGFVASFGFFATIFIIATVIKLIGS from the coding sequence ATGAACGAATTTGAAAAAAATGTCCAAAGTAAACGTAATGACGCTGTAGATTCTGGTGTAGGTTTTGTTGCTTCATTTGGATTTTTTGCGACGATCTTTATAATAGCAACGGTAATAAAATTAATTGGTTCTTAA